The Amycolatopsis nigrescens CSC17Ta-90 genomic interval CGACCCCGCCGACGCCCGGCACTTCTGCGGCGAAACCCCTTGCCACCACGTCGAACTGTCCCGTTTCCTGCTGTCCGCGGTCGCGGTCACCAACGAGCTGTTCGCGCTGTTCGAACCCGGCAGGCTGGAGCTGTCCGGGCAGGGTGCGGTGGTGCCCGCGGTGGACGTCACCTGGTTCGACGCCGCGGTGTTCGCCAGGTGGATGGGCTGCCGGCTGCCCACCGAGGCGGAGTGGGAGTTCGCCTGCGGGGCCGGCGGCGACGGGCAGTGGTGCTGTCCGGAGGAAGAACTCGGCCGGTATGCCTGGTACAGCGAGAACTCCGAACGGTACGCGCATCCGGTCGGCACCAAGCAGGCCAACTCGCTCGGCCTGTTCGACCTGCACGGCAACGTCTGGGAATGGTGCCAGGACGACTATCTCGCGGACTTCTACGCCAGGTCGCCGAGCCGCGACCCGGTGGCCGGCACCGAGGCCACCGAGCACACCGAGACGCACAAGGTCTCACGCGGCGGCGGCTTCCTGGCCCTCACCGAAATGTGCCGGACCCGGTACCGGCTGCACGATCCGGCCGACTACTCCGCGCCGGACCTCGGATTCCGCTTGGCCCGCGGCAGGTTCGACTGAAAGGCAGGTGCACGTGGTCACCTTCACCCTGGCGGCTTCACTCGCCGGTTTTCTGCCCGAACGGGAAAGAGCCGGGATGCCGGCGCACTGCTCGCTGACCATCGACGCGAACAACTGGCCCGAAGCGGTGGCTCAACTCCGAAGCCGGTGTGAGCGTCTCGGTGAGCACGTCTTCGATGGGGCGGGGCGGCTGCGCCCCGGTTTCCTGGTCGCGGTCAACGATGTGGTGGCCTCGCGCCGGGAAGGACCGGGCCGGCTCCGGCCCGGCGACGAACTGTTCCTGTTCGCGCAGATCGCGGGCGGTTAGCGATGCCACCGTCGCTGCACGGGCTCGGCCTCGGCACCGGGAAGAAGGCCAGGCTGCACCGGATCCTCTACCAGCACGGCGCCGGGAACGGCACCGGCCTGTTCCTGCCGTACGACCACGGCCTGGAGCACGGCCCGCGCGACTTCTTCGTGAACCAGGACGCGGCCGACCCGGCTTACCTGGTGCGGCTCGCCGTCGAGGGCGGGTTCAACGGGGTGGTGCTGCAGATCGGCAACGCCAGGAAGTTCTACTGGGAGTTCGCCGGTGAGGTGCCGCTGGTGCTCAAGCTGAACGGCAAGACCGAGCTGCCGCCGGACGGCGATCCGATCTCCCCGCTGAACGCCACCGTGGCCGACGCCGTGGCGCTCGGTGCCGACGCGGTCGGCTACACGCTCTACGTCGGCTCGCCCCGGCAGGCCGAGGACTTCGTGCAGTTCCGCGGCGTTCGCGGGGACGCGGAGCGCTACGGCATGCCGGTGATCGTGTGGGCCTATCCGCGTGGTTCCGCGGTCGCCGCGAAAGGTGGCCGTGACTCCTTCTACGCGGTGGACTACGCCGCCCGTGTCGCCGCCGAACTCGGCGCGGACGTGGTGAAGCTGACCTGGCCGGTCTCGCGGACCGAACAGGTCCGGCCCGAATACGAAAGGGACTTCACCGAGCAGCAGATGCTGCCGGCGTTGGTCCGCTCGGCCGGGCGGGCGCTGGTGCTGCTTTCCGGCGGTGCGAAAACGGATCTCGACGAGGTCTTCGACCGGGCGAAGCAGGCGATGGATGCCGGTGCCGCCGGGCTCATCTTCGGCCGCAACATCTGGCAGTGGCCGCACGACGAGTCCTTGCGCATCGCGGCGGAGCTGCGTGCCCTGCTCGCTCAATACCCGGCGGCCCGAGGCGAGCGCGGGAACTGACAGCGCGGGAACTGACACTGCCCGGGCGGCTGGGGTCGCCGAATCATGCGAAGGTATCCGCGACTCTGCGCACGAGGAAGCTGCGAGGACGTGATGGACGTGGTGGGTACCGGGTTCCCAGTCAGCCTGGTCGAGGTGGAGACCGCGCCGGGGGTCACCGTCGGCGCCGGGCCGGCGGGCCTGGCAGGGTCGGTGCGGGAGCGGCTCGGTGCCGCCAGGATCCGGCACGTGAGCAGTACCGCGACCGGTGGCGGGGTGGCGGAACTGCTGCGCGGCTCGATCGGCCGTCAGCGGTTGCTCGGCCTGCCGGCGGACTGGCTGGTCGCGGATGAGGCACCGGAGTTCTTCCAGCTCACCAAACGGATCCACCACGGCCTGCACGGCAGGCACAGCGCGGGCGGGTTCACCGCCGCCGACCGCGAGTTCTACCGCGCGGTGACCGAGCGGGCCGCCCGGCGGCTGCTCGCCGTGCTGGGCCCCGAAGACCTGGTGGTGCTGCACGATCCGCAGACCCTCGGCACCGCCGGGCACCTGCTGGCCGCGGGGCGGCGGGTGGCTTGGCGATGCCATATCGGCACCTGGTCGGACAGCCCGGCGGCCGAGGAGACCTGGGAGCTGCTGCGGCCCTACGCCGAACGGGTGCCGCAGTGCGTTTTCACCATGAAGGAGTACGTGCCCTCGTATCTCTCACCCGCACAGGTGGTCGTCATCCGCCCGTCGATCGATCCCTTCGCGGCGAAGAACCGCGAGCTGGCGCCGTCCCGGCAGCAGGAACTGCTCGCCGCCGTGGGGCTGACCGCGCCAGGGGCCGCCGGGAACCCGGTAGGAAGTACGCTGCAGAGCGACTTCCTGCCGTCCGATGCACCGGCCGTGGTGCAGGTGTCGCGGTGGGATCCGCTGAAGGACATGGGCGGGGTGCTGCGTGCCTTCGCCGATCACGTCGCACCGGTGACCGGCGCGCATCTCCTGCTGGCCGGGCCGGATCCGGCGGACATCCCGGACGACCCGGAAGGTGCGCGAATCTTCGCCGAGGTGCGGCGTCAGCGTGAGCTGCTGCCCGAGGACATCCGCCGCCGGGTACACCTGATCGTGTTGTCCCTCGGCGATTTCGAGCTCAACGGCCTGGTGGTCAACGCCATTCAGCGCCGTGCCACCGTCGTGGTGCAGAAGAGCCTGGAAGAGGGTTTCGGCCTGACCGCGACCGAAGCGATGTGGAAGGCGCGGCCGATCGTTGCCGCGCGGACGGGCGGGTTGACCGCGCAGCTCACCGATCAGGTGCACGGGTTGCTGGTGGAGCCGGCGGACCTGGCCGGTTTCGGCGCCGCGGTGACCGGGCTGCTCACCGACCCGGCGACCGCGGCCAGGCTCGGCGCGGCCGCGCGGGAAAGGTGCGAGGCGGAGTTCCTCGCCGACCGCGAGCTCGCGGACTACCTGCGGCTATATCTGTCGATGCTTTGATGGCCTGATCGGGTGACATTGTTTTCATTAGCGGGAAACCGTTGCAAATCAGAAACAATCGGTCTCACTGAATGCGGTCCGGCTTAAATTTGAAGAAATCGCGTGCTAATCTTCTTCGCATGCTCGAAGCGCGTGATCTGCTCGGTCCCGCCACCGGGACCCGTGAGCTGAACCGCAAGAAAATGATCATCGAGATCATGATCAAGGCGGACCGGCAGTCGCGGATCGCCCGGCGCAGCGGACTGTCCCAGGCATCGGTCTCCACCGCCGTGCAGGAACTGGCGGAGGCGGGCATCGTCGAGGCGGAGAAGGGCACCGAGGTCAGGGGGCGCGGCCGCAGTGCGCAGGTGCGGCTGCGGCCGGTCCGCGGGGTGGCGGTCGGGGTGGACCTCAGCCACGACCACGTGACCGTGGTGGCCAGGCGGGTGGACCAGCACTTCGACCGGATCCGGGTGCAGCAGCGCCAGGACGGCGCGCACGGCGGGCTGCGGCGGCTGCTGCCGTCGATCGTCGGCATGATCGGCGACGCGGTGGAGGAAACCGGGCAGACGCTGGACGACGTGGTCGCCGCCGGTATCTCGGTGCCCCGGATGATCGACCCGAGGACCGGCCGGTTCACCACCCCGGTGCTGCCGCCGTGGACCGAGCACGACCAGCCCGCTGAAGAACTGGGCCGGTTGCTTGGCGTGCACTTCGCGATCGACAACGACGCGAACCTCGGCGCGATGGCCGAGCAGACCTACGGGATGGACGAGCCCGCGGAGACCGTGGTCTACGTGAAGGCCACCACCGGCGTCGGCGTCGGCATCATGATCGGCGACAAGCTGCTGCGCGGGCAGCGCGGCATGGCTGGCGAGATCGGCCACCTCACCATGGACCGCTACGGCGAGGTGTGCCAGTGCGGCGGGCGCGGCTGCCTGGACAGCATCGTGGGCGCGGAGTCGCTGATCGCCGAGGTCCGGCAGGCGCTGCGCGGCAACACCATCGACGTGCCGGTCACGCTGGCTTCGCTGATCGAGAAGGCGCACGCGGGAGACGCCGTGTGCGCGCGGGTGCTCAAGGACGCCGGCCGCACGATCGGGCTGGCGCTGGCCCAGTTGTGCAATCTGTTCAACCCGCACCTGGTGGTGCTCGGTGGTGAGCTGGCCACCGGCCGCGAGCTGATCCTCGGTCCGTGCCGGCAGGAGCTGCAGCGGTACGCGCTGGCCGGGGCGGTGAACCCGGCGGAGGGGTTCGTGCTGCGGCTCAGCCAGCTCGGCGCGCTGGCCGAGGCGCAGGGCGCGCTGATCCTCGGCCTCCGTTCCTGCCACGGCGACGAGGGCGGCCGAACGGTCAACAGGGCCGTGGGCAGCGGCGTCTCATCGAGTTGAAGCGGCCATCCGCGTTTTCCCGCCGGACATTGTTCGAATAGATAGAGACGTGACGAATCCGAATAAACTTCGGCGGCACTTCTCGAATGCCGCATTTGGTGGCGCTTCGCCACGCCGGAAAGCGGTACGCTAGGGTTTCGCTCTCCTGCCGCGGTGAGCACCGCAAATCGCGCGGCGGCCCGGTAGCATGACGACCATCGACCTTTGAGGCGCAGCCATGAACTTTGCCCAGGTACTCCAGGACAAGCCGGTCAGGCCGCATGCGATTACCGCGGGGGACGAGCCCGACTACGAATCGCCGTTGCTGATCGACCTCGGGCATGTCCGGGACGTCACCCTCGGCAGTTCGTCCAGCGGCAGCGCCGACGCGAATTCGCAGTACTACTGGTGAGACCGGCCGGATCCGGTGAAACCCGAGTCGTGGTCGGCCGGACTGGCCGGTGTGTTCCCGTCCACCGCCGAGCTGCGAAGCTGGGGCGGCGGCCATCCC includes:
- a CDS encoding class I fructose-bisphosphate aldolase is translated as MPPSLHGLGLGTGKKARLHRILYQHGAGNGTGLFLPYDHGLEHGPRDFFVNQDAADPAYLVRLAVEGGFNGVVLQIGNARKFYWEFAGEVPLVLKLNGKTELPPDGDPISPLNATVADAVALGADAVGYTLYVGSPRQAEDFVQFRGVRGDAERYGMPVIVWAYPRGSAVAAKGGRDSFYAVDYAARVAAELGADVVKLTWPVSRTEQVRPEYERDFTEQQMLPALVRSAGRALVLLSGGAKTDLDEVFDRAKQAMDAGAAGLIFGRNIWQWPHDESLRIAAELRALLAQYPAARGERGN
- a CDS encoding glycosyltransferase; translated protein: MDVVGTGFPVSLVEVETAPGVTVGAGPAGLAGSVRERLGAARIRHVSSTATGGGVAELLRGSIGRQRLLGLPADWLVADEAPEFFQLTKRIHHGLHGRHSAGGFTAADREFYRAVTERAARRLLAVLGPEDLVVLHDPQTLGTAGHLLAAGRRVAWRCHIGTWSDSPAAEETWELLRPYAERVPQCVFTMKEYVPSYLSPAQVVVIRPSIDPFAAKNRELAPSRQQELLAAVGLTAPGAAGNPVGSTLQSDFLPSDAPAVVQVSRWDPLKDMGGVLRAFADHVAPVTGAHLLLAGPDPADIPDDPEGARIFAEVRRQRELLPEDIRRRVHLIVLSLGDFELNGLVVNAIQRRATVVVQKSLEEGFGLTATEAMWKARPIVAARTGGLTAQLTDQVHGLLVEPADLAGFGAAVTGLLTDPATAARLGAAARERCEAEFLADRELADYLRLYLSML
- a CDS encoding lasso RiPP family leader peptide-containing protein, with translation MNFAQVLQDKPVRPHAITAGDEPDYESPLLIDLGHVRDVTLGSSSSGSADANSQYYW
- a CDS encoding MoaD/ThiS family protein, whose translation is MVTFTLAASLAGFLPERERAGMPAHCSLTIDANNWPEAVAQLRSRCERLGEHVFDGAGRLRPGFLVAVNDVVASRREGPGRLRPGDELFLFAQIAGG
- a CDS encoding ROK family transcriptional regulator codes for the protein MLEARDLLGPATGTRELNRKKMIIEIMIKADRQSRIARRSGLSQASVSTAVQELAEAGIVEAEKGTEVRGRGRSAQVRLRPVRGVAVGVDLSHDHVTVVARRVDQHFDRIRVQQRQDGAHGGLRRLLPSIVGMIGDAVEETGQTLDDVVAAGISVPRMIDPRTGRFTTPVLPPWTEHDQPAEELGRLLGVHFAIDNDANLGAMAEQTYGMDEPAETVVYVKATTGVGVGIMIGDKLLRGQRGMAGEIGHLTMDRYGEVCQCGGRGCLDSIVGAESLIAEVRQALRGNTIDVPVTLASLIEKAHAGDAVCARVLKDAGRTIGLALAQLCNLFNPHLVVLGGELATGRELILGPCRQELQRYALAGAVNPAEGFVLRLSQLGALAEAQGALILGLRSCHGDEGGRTVNRAVGSGVSSS